The DNA sequence CAATGTATCCTAACCAAATTCATTATATGGCTAAAAAAGAATTGTTCTATAATAAAGCGTTCGGCAGCTTTCTAAAATCATTAAATGCCTTTCCGGTTGATCGTGAAAACCCAGGTCCGAGTACGATTAAAACACCGGTGAATTTATTGAAGAAAAACAAAACAATTGGCATGTTCCCAGCAGGGCATCGTACTGCAGAAGAAACACCTTTGAAACGCGGTGCAGCAACGATTGCAATGATGGCAAAAGTACCGATTGTACCAGCTGCTTATGAAGGACCAGACAAAATTTTAGGTATGGTAACTGGAAAAGCGAAAATTATCTTCGGCGAACCGATTGATACTGCCGCTTTACCTGAACATTTGAAAAAACGTCATGAAAAAGTTGATTATATTACGCAAGAGCTTACAAAACGCACAAGAGCACTTCAAGAAGAATTAAAGCATTTGCCTAAGTAATGTACGGAGATAAAGTGAGATGAAATAAAGAGAAACCATAAAGTCATCTGGCTTTATCTCTTTTTCATGCCGTTATTTATAGATCCATAGAGAGAAAGAAG is a window from the Staphylococcus sp. IVB6181 genome containing:
- a CDS encoding 1-acyl-sn-glycerol-3-phosphate acyltransferase, with amino-acid sequence MYKFISSILYGIIVKLSHSLKVYGKENVPQLNRYVVTCNHESYNEVIMLGMAMYPNQIHYMAKKELFYNKAFGSFLKSLNAFPVDRENPGPSTIKTPVNLLKKNKTIGMFPAGHRTAEETPLKRGAATIAMMAKVPIVPAAYEGPDKILGMVTGKAKIIFGEPIDTAALPEHLKKRHEKVDYITQELTKRTRALQEELKHLPK